The following DNA comes from Pongo pygmaeus isolate AG05252 chromosome 9, NHGRI_mPonPyg2-v2.0_pri, whole genome shotgun sequence.
gaaaagcattttttattataaaacctatactcaaagaattgaaaaatacagataatatagaaaaggaaatataagttCCTATTtcccaattcaattccacattcccacaCCCCAAAAATATCATTACTCGTCTCCTTCCAGAAATCTTTCTCCTTAAACAATTAcataaatggaatatattttatatattttaccacaaatgGGATCTTCCTATACATGTCATTTTGTGTTTTTCCCATAAAATGTAGGTCAGTACATTTacatctttgtcttctttttagtGCCTGTATAGCATTCCTTATATAGATATACCATATCTTTTTTACCTATTAGTGATCACTTAGatagtttccattttcatttccttctttgtctttctttcttgagattaAAAATAGGACTGTAATGAACATTCATCCATAAATTTTTTTCCAACTTAAGAAAATGTACCCACTGCAATGGTTTGAATATttatgtccccaccaaaatttatgttgaaactaAATCCCCAGTGTAAGCATTAAGAAATGGGATCTTTAGGAAGTGTTTAGGCCATGACGGCTCTGctctcataaatggattaatgcctTATAAAAGAGCTGGCTTGAGAGCACCAGATCATCCCTACCCTCCCTTCcatcatgtgaagacacagtttGTCCCTTgtggaggatgcagcaacaaggtgtcatcttggaagcagagagcagccctcaccaaaCACCAAACATgcaggtgccttgatcttggactttccgacctccagaactgttagaaataaattcctgttgttttaaagttacccagtctgtggtagtttgttatagcCACACAAAAATACTAACATACCCACTATATAAATTTCAAGCAGGAGTTCTAGCACTGCTCTGAATAACATTCTGCAGTTGAATTGGATGCCCAGTTACTCCATCCTAACACTCCATGGGGTAATTAAAGAAATGCTGACATGTGTTATTAATGTATACATGCTCTAGAAAATTAGGCAATGTTCTGGTAATCTTTTGCTACATAACATACCACTCTTCAACTATGTGGtataaaacaaaagcaatcaTTCCTCTAGCTCAGAAATCTGCAACTTGGGCAGGGCTTGGTGGGAAATGCTTGTATCTGGCTTGGCTAAGGGCCAGAAAATCCACTTCCAAGAAGGCTCATTCAACTGGTTGGTCCTGGTGATCAGTTGGAAGGTCAGCTGGAGTGGAGGGCTAGGAAACTTGGTTTCTTTCTGAACCAGTCTCTCcatgtggcttgggcttcctcatGGAATGATACTCGGATTCCAAGGGCAAGAATTCTGAAAGACAGAGCTAGGCAGAAGCTATACTGTCTTTAGTGACCCAGCCTCAGAAGTCTCATAGTGCATTAATTGAACTAATCACAAAGGTCTATGCAAGTTCAAGAGAAGAGGATATAAACTCAGTCTCTTGATGAGAATTTGTCAAGGTTCTCAAAAAACATGCAGGATGGGAAATATTATTTCAGCCACTACTGGAAAAATACAATCTGCCACAGCCAAAAAATACCTTCTTTGATCCAGATAGATAGATCTCAATATAATGatattgttgattttttaaaacaacgatatccacattttattgttttccttttatctgattctgaaaaaaaaatattttaccagaACTATACATTTTTTCCTGTGGATATAATTGTCAGGCTAATCCGTACGATGACTAAAAGTTGTGGTAGTTGCATGGTCAtcaacttctctcttttttcttttcttttcttttcctttcatgtcttctttctttccttccttccttctttccttccttctttctttttatttttttaagagacagggtcttgcatcttgcgctgtcacccaggctggagtgcagcgggctcaggtgatccaatacttcctcccacctcaacctcctgagtagctggaactacaagtgcccACACCAAATCaggttaattttgtatatattttttgtcaagacaggggtcttgctatgttgaccaggctggtctcgaaatcctggcctcaaacaattgcctccttcagcctcccaaagcactgggattacaggcatgaggcaccacaccttgCCAATATTTCTTCAATGGATGAGAAacaattcattttgttttcccaCTTGCCTTCCATTTAGCATAGCGTCTAGTGACTATTAGCTATTGTTATTGTTTCAGTATGACATACTGTATCTTCATTTTACTAATCAGAAAATCTAGATGTGAAAAAGTGAAGCAAATTTCCTAAAATCACATTTAATAGTACAACTGGGATTTGAACTTTGGATCCTGAGGATTAGACCTTTGTTCTAAGCCTAAAGTGGTACTgttaattaaacttctttctaaaGCATTAGGTCAGGAACTTTATTATATCAAGCTTATCAGTTGGAAAATCCTTAGCTGTTGTTTAATCCCAGTGAGCTATGATATCTTCCCAAGAAACTACATGCTAGGATCTTTCTTGCCAGTGATGTGGGTTATATTCAGATTTGCATTTCAATATTAATATACCTGTTGTTCTATGTGAGAGAATGCCTGAACTAATGTAGCAAAGCAGGATCTAAAGATCCAATATGGGAAGAAATTAAATATTGTGTTACTTTTCTTCACTATTTTCCAAACCCAATTTAATGGTTTCATAAAGTAATATACTCTGATTAAGTGCCATATTAAGATAGGGGAGTTAGTAAACAAAAGGAACCGCAGAAATTTTGCCagcaggtaaaaaaaaaacacagagagcTTCCTGCAGAAAGTTGACCTTGACCAAtgagatgaaggaaagaaaggatgTGACATAAGCACTGACAGTTTAGCGCTACTTCCCAAAAGTGgttgtgcatcagaatcacctggtaAATATTTAATACTCAGACCTGACCCCTAGTGATTTGGTTGGCATAGGATGGAGCCTGGGgatatatatatgtctttacaAGTATCCAGATGATGCAGATGGAATAAGCCTTCAAACTTTTTTTGGAACACATAGGTTTAGGGCACAATTCAAGAGGGTTTTTTACAGTTCAAtctttagcattaaaaaaatttttatgtcaTTCTCTATTGTCATCAgattttttctggcttttttgtGGGGGGGAATACCTACAAGGTAATGTCTGTTCTTCAATAGAAGCCAAGATTCTGATTCATTCTTTTCCAATTATCATATTAGGTTATTGTAATCTTTTGTGGTGAATCAGTTGAAATTCTGTTTTCATGTTTTCACTGAAGTTTAAAAACAGAATCAGACTCCTAGAGTATGCAATTATGGGCCACTTGATATATTAACATTTACATTTCCTTTAAATATCAAAGTTTATTGCCACTAAACTATGCAAGTAGTATTTTGTTGGACCTTCTTTTTTAGTACAGAAATTACTAACTCCTAGAATCAGCTTACTTTTTTCAATGTTTGTGACAACTGTGAAAACTTAATGGATATTCTAGTGACTTACCAAATGGATGATTTCTCTAAGGAGTAAATTGTTACTATCTGGTATTCCAAAGAACTTACTAGAAGCACCTAGCAGTTTCTTAGCCCATTCCTTCTCCAATCCTATAGCACACTAAGCAGGGTCTCCCACAGCtatattgaggatttttcatATTAGGCCACTTATATTCTTCAATCTCAGTAGGAAATTGATTTGTTATTCAACATTTTTTTGAGCATAtactatattccttttttttccagaaggTCAGCTAGAGCATATAGTATATTCTAAGCACTAGAAATACAAAGATCAACAAGACAGTATTTCTGCTTTGATGATATTTACTGTCTGATGTGAAAGAAAATAGGTAATTATATAATCTGGTATAGTAATTGTATCAGATAGGGTTCTATCAGAGACAGAGAACcagtagaataaataaaattaaagcatatataatatataattttatttagataattttagaatattttatttattctatggGTTCTgtcatgcatatatatgtatatgtttatatgtatgtatatatagctaTAAATGgacatatccatatatatggatataaagAGATTTACAGCAAGGAATTGACTTACAGGATTGTGAGGGCTGCCTTGGCAAATCCAAAATCTATAGAACAGGCCATCAGGAGGAGAAATCTGGAAACTCTCTGGCGAGAACTGAAACTACAGTACACAGGTgaaatttcttcttcctcaggcAAACTTCAGTTCTGCTTTTAAAGCCTTTCAACTACAGTCAGTCCTTCCATATCCGTCAATTCAACCAAcagcagattgaaaatatttgggaaaaatattGCAGCtctactgaacatgtacagacttttttccctGTGATTATTCCCTACACTATagagtgtaacaactatttacacagcatttacattgtattagatattataagtaatctagagattatttaaagtatatgggagtatatacataggttatatgcaaatgctatgccattttatatcagggacttggagcatccatggattttagTATTCACTGGGGGTCCTAGAACACATCTCCCATGGATGTCAAGGGACGGCTGTACTTGAATCAAGCCCACTCAGCTTATGGAAAATAGTCTCTTTTACATAGTCAACTGATTATACAagttaatcacatctacaaaatactttCACAGAAAGATCTAGATTTgtgtttgattaaataactgGATACTATAGCCTAGCCAAAGTAATGTATAAAACTGacatcatttttgtatttttttatatttggaaaatgctATGGTAGTATAAAATGCCAAGGACATACATCTTGCACGTATCTTATAAGATAGCAAGGGCATTTATCTTAGCTAAGGCAGTCAGATGTTTCCTGAAAGAGATGATagttaaaataaaagctgaaggatgagtaggaattAGCTAGATTAAAAGACGGATAAAGAATATTCTGAGATGTGGGAATAGTATAAGCAAGGGCCCagaaatcagagagagagaaagagcactAGCGATGCAATTTTCTCTCGTCATCAGATTTATTTTCCGGCTTTcttttttcagaattattttaaaagaagccaAGATTTGActcctttttttaatttggtaATTATTATATGAGACAATTATAATGTTTTTAGTGCTAAATCAGATGAAACTCTATTTCCAATTATGAGTGAGATAAAGCACCTTTCCATATGTTTCCAATCATGGGTGAGATTAAGCATTTCCAACTATGTGTGAGATGAAGCACCCTTCCATATGTTTATCTCACATTCAGGTTTCCTCCTTTATAGATTGCCTGTTTGTAACCTGTATACATTATTCTATTGGGTAGtcttcttttccttatttattatatatgatttGGATATTACTAGAAATGCTTTGTTTTTATATGCATTGCAGGTATATTCTTCCAGAAAATATCAATCAAAACTGGGAGGAGCTTTGTAGACTAAAATTTGCAAGGGAGTGCAAGGGGACCACATTAAGTCAGAGAATGCTGGGGTGATCTGGATTCTGGGCCCAAATCTTAGTTACAGGACAAAGCCTCTGTACTGAGCAGGAACAAAAggagcaaaggaaagaaaagggaagaagagtCAGCCAATTTCAGACAGCACAGTATTTTTTAACACTTCAAATTAACTGCAGAAGGTGCTCTAGAACCTTGAAGCTAGGAAAGCTACACTGGCTGTCTTCCCTTCTAGTACAGGAAAACTTGTCttacaaaaaaacaagcaacagaaagaaaattagtcaAACCTCAAAATTATTACCAGAAAAATATTCTTGCAAACAATGAAAACAAGCCAGAAAGACATGCCCACAAAATAGGAAAAACTATATGCTAATATTCTAAACAAACAAggtaaaagaaattaagaaaataataaaagtttcaaaAGAGCAACTTAAATTAGGATCAAAAGAACAACTTAAATTAGGAtcaaaataactcagaaataatATTATTGGAGAAAAGAGAGCAGGAAGATATGAAAATGGAGCTTACAAAACCAAGGAAagcattagaaataaaagaaaaaatattttggaaatggacATTAAAGTAGAAGTAATACATTAGTGAATAAACAATGGAGAGTGTATAAAGAGAAATAGATAATGGAAAgggatatatttttaattaaacatacgaaagaaatttaaattttcttcatttcctttatgtattctattttattattttattatcttttcttaaaatcaactttattgatgtataatttacataaaattgaaTGCATTTAAGTTTATAGTTTGGCAAGTTTTGACAAAGTCACTACTACAAttaaggaaaagcaaaaagaaagaaaggaaaagaaagactgaaaaaatgagcaaaacactTAGTTtgtacaaaagaaaacaagaaaaaaaataaagaaacaggccAGATGGgactaaagcaaaataaatagaagGTAGAAGACAAACTCAACTATATcagaaattatattaaatgtacaaGGATGAAGCACTCCAATTAAGGAAGAAAATGGTCAGGCTGTCTTAAAAAATGCTAACTATATGCTGTTTATAAATATGAAAGTTAGAAAATGGGGAAGATATAAAAACACTAATATAATATACGTAGCGTGGCTATATAATATCAAATAAGCAGACTTTAAGATACATAGTATTACTAGTGATAAAGAACATTTCAAGATCTgaaacagtgagaaaaaaaaatcctaaattttaAATACACCTAATAGCAtagtttcaaaatatatacaacagAAATAAAGAACCCGAAGGAGAACTAGACAaatttatataattgtataatttaacTTATCTCTCTCAGTAGCTGatagaaaaatcagtaaaaaaaaaaaaaaaaaaacggtatggctaggcgcggtggctcacacctgtaatcccagcactttgggaggccaaggcaggtggatcacctgaggtcgagagttcgagaccagcctgaccaacatggagaaaccccatctcttctaaaaatacaaaaattagccaggcttggtggctcatgcctgtaatcccagctatttgggaagctgaggcaggagaatcacttgaacccaggaggtggaggttgtggtgagccaagatcataccattgcagtccagcctgggcaacaagagtgaaactccgtctcaaaaaaaaaaaaaaaaacagtgtcaaTGAGATTTTAACAACACAATTAAGCATCTTGACCCAATCGGCCTATATACAATGTTACATTCaacaacttcaaaatatacaatcTTTGAAGGATAAGtggaacatttaccaaaataGATCATATGCTAATCATAAAGCAATTCTCCATAAATTTCCAAGAATTAGAATCATTGAGAGTATTTATCTAACTgttgtgaaaataaatttgaaatcaataacagaaaaatatttggaaatttagCCATATATACCTAAATAACCCATGTATCAAAGAAGCagtcataaagaaaataaaaaacatttttaattgaaatatttttcaattgaaatattgaaattaaaatatgacaTCAAAATTCGTGGGCTGCAGttaaaaaccattattttaaaaagttattatagctttaaatacatatatttgaaaaaatgaaaggTTGAGAATCAGTTACCTCAGCCTCCAtccaaagaagatagaaaaaaaggacataaattaaatccaaaaaaggagaaaaataaaataataacaggagaaattaatgaaatagcagagagaaaatcaacaaagccaaaagctggttctttgagaaGATTAATACAATTCACAATCCCCTAGCAAAACTGAgcaagataaaaagagagaaaatacataTTACCAGTATCCAGAATAAAAAGTGTTAATACCACTAGCGATCCTaaagacattaaaagaaaatatgtcaatattatgaatattttgtGCCAATAATTTTGacaattttgataaaatatacaAGTTTCTTATATAAGACAAGCTACCAAAATTTACACAAGAGGAAATGGAAAATCTGAATAGTCCTGTATCtgataaagacttaaatatataaCTTAAATCTCTCACAAAGGAAGCTCcaagaaggaagaaatataatTAATCAAACAGAAactttttcagagaaaaaagaaagaagcaacatTTCCCAATTCATTTAATGAAACTAGTAGAATCCCACAAAAAGTTATAAGGACATCACCAGGAAGGCAAAATACAAGCAAATATATGTCATAAATATAGATGTAGTAATcctaaacaaacaagaaaagtaaatcaaaaatcatcaatgtggaaaagaatgatgaTCATGACCAAATGGTGTTTATTTTAGGAATATAATATTGGTTTTACCTCCAAAACTCAATGtattcaccacattaacagaataaaagagaaacacCATATGATCATCtacatagattttaaaaagacatttgatAAAACTTAAGAATGTTCTTGATacaaactctcagaaaactagaaTGAAAAGAATGTTCTTATTCTGAAGAAAGATACATATGAAAAATCCCACTGttaacatcatattgaatgaCCTTTCCTCCTGAGTTTATAAACACAATGAAGATGTTCACTATCCTCAATCAGTTCTTTTCAATATCACTCTGGATGTCAACAAATGTTCTCAGGGCATTTCAACATGAATTAAGCCTAAGGATTTTACTTAGTTTCCTGTGTATTTGGTTATTCAGAAATGAGAAACATTTCCATGAGTtctatttcagttttcttttttacagatgaagtacTAATTCATCACATTGTAAAGAGTTCTTAGCTCTTATCTGGACAGTCTTTGTTGCCATCTGCTGGTGATCAGCTGCTCTACCTGAGATCTACTCTCCACTttagaaagggaaggaatgggGAGAACCAGCCATCAGAAATCGAACTGActgaaagggaaggagaaagtgtAAGAAAGAGCAAGTCTAAAACCTCCTAACACATTAGGGCACCTACTGTATTCCAGCCCCCATGCTAGGTCTTCACACACTCACTAACTAGAAGCAGTAGAAATACTAGTTAAGAAAATGGAGTCTGGAGCCAAACTACCCAGATTTTAAAGCTCAGCTTTACCATTTACTAGTTTATGACTTttaacaaattacttaaccttacTTGTTTTAGTTTCCTCACAGATCGTTGTGAGGATCAAAATCATGAGTCAACTACTTAGAACTGTAACCAGCTCATAGTCAGCACTAAACAAAGTACATGTATTTCACAATTATCCCATCTAATGAGAGCTATTGTTGCAAGAGCAATTCCCACAGTGAGCGATTCCACATCTTCGCATTTCACTTCCTAACAGCTTTCAGAAACGGAGCTTTTTATTGTGTCTAACCACAGTCCTTCCAGCTGCACTGGGACCTCTGTCTCCCCTGGAGCCTGAGAAAAGCTGGGCTCCAACTCCTCCTGAACAAATCAGCTTGCTGGACCCCTTGCCAGTGTGCTCTCTCCTACCTCCTGGGATCTGCCTTCTTGGTATGCTGCGGGGAGAGGAGGCCCTGTTCTGGGCCCTTGGGGAGCCTCACCTGGAGCtgtctcctgctcctgctcctgctccagcTCACTGGCCTTCATCTGCACATAGTCCTGCACCAGTGCAGCCAGCAGGAGGCGCACTTCCACCTCACTGAGTGTGGCCGGGTCTGGACTGCTCTCCAGGGCAGACCTGTGGAGGGGAAGCAAACTCAATGCAGGCTGTGAGtccctgcctgcccctccccaggATAAACAGCCAGGCTTTCTGGTCTCTGCTTCTTCCCCTGAGGATGTGGCCACTGCGACTCCCAGGGGACAGGGCATGAGGTCAGGGTCCACCTGTGGGCACTGATTCACCGGGAACCATGCATGGCTTCAGAGGCACAGAGCTGCCTGGTCCCAGGGGCAGTGGGAGCGGAGGTGCCCCTGGCTTCAAGCTGTCTCACCTGAGTGGCGCTGCCTGGAGGCTGCCTTCCTGGCACAGGACCAAAACTGAGAGCCAGCAAGCGGGAGAACTTCTGGGAGCCTTTGTTTGCTCTATGTAACAAGAAAAATGATGCCGCCTTTAGGCAAGTCAGTTAATCCCCAGCTGGGGTCACTGTCACAGCTTTTTTCAGTCGTTTGAGGTAACCTGGTATATTAAGGGTTTCTCTCACCTTCTAGTGAGCGGGGCCAGGCCAGCTACAGCTAAGTTTTCGGTATGTTCACACCTGGATCTAAAGGCGAAAGCATGGTACTCATTACTGCACAGAGCTTCTGCCCTAAATACCTGCTTTCTTCCCTACCATGCCCACCAGCCTAGATCCTTCTTCCCATCTATCCTGGACTCTTTAGAGGATGTCTTGGGCTCCGCCCATTTTCCATAGCTTTTCCAAAGGCACTTCCCAACTAGGAGTCCCCAAGTCTCCTCAGGCTTCAGGCCCCATTTCCAAGTCTTTCCGTCCCTTCACACCTCCCCATGAAATATCTCTCCATGCACACTTCCCCGGGGCCTAGAACAACAtgtggagctgggggtgggggattcAGTTGCCCCTCCTGTAGTCTGCCTTGGCTTTGTTCTTCATAGGAATTTAAAACTCCAGGCTCCACGCAGCTCTGCGTTTGTTCAGGGGGCTCTCTAGAGTGTCTCCTAGGGTTCCTCGTGTCTTTTGGGGCCCTTCCCCAAGAGGTTGGTGTGGCAGTGGCTAGAGGCCAGGTTTCCTGTGCTGCCTCTGTTCCTGTGTAACCTCAGGCAAGTAACTGGACACTATCTAGGCCTCATTGCCCCAATGGGGTGCCTTCAAGTTTGAAGGCATTCATGAATGTAAATGGTTTGGAAGCTTGACAGAGCAGGGAGAGATGTCCAAGCCTGAGGGTGCCGGGTTCCGCTTGGGGTTGAAGGGCCTTAGTCCCATCCTGTGGGTCTAGTCTACCAGGAAGGCTTTCTGCCCAATATGGCTGAAGAAGGCAGGCTCACTGTCTCCCTCCTTAGGCACTTAGACAGCTGAGGTTATCTTTCCCGGGGCAAGGTCGTTATTTCAATagcccagacacacacacacacacacacacacacacacttgctctGCACGTTCCTAGTCCCAGGAACATTTAATGACAGGTACAGATCCCAAGGCTCTTGCTCTCAGACAGCCCGGCTGTTTGTAGGGACTGAGCTCAGCAGCTTCACCTGAACGTAGATGTGGGTGCCTCATCCCTCTCTAGAAGGCCAGACCCCTGGACAAACCCATCTCCTTGGGATCGCCTGCTGCCCTGCCCTGATTTAGGGACTGTTCCCCAAGGGGCACACACCGTAGCGTTGGACCCAGCTCAGGTTGCCACTGAAGTGGGCCTCTCCGCGCGCAGGGTACGCCGCGGCGCCATGACCGCCCCAAACAAGGAGCTCGCCTCCGAGGGAGCAGGcgagaggagagggaggattaGGGATAAGGGCCCACTGGAAGAATGACCGGAACCGAATTTACCCTTCCAGAGACTGACAGCCGTTGAAACAGCGCCTCCAGATCAAAGGGGAAAGACCAGGGGAAATGCAGAGAACGGGCGGGGCTAACGGCAAGAGCAGACAACAGCCCCACAGTGGGCAGACTCGGACCCCAGCGGGCTCC
Coding sequences within:
- the LOC129008999 gene encoding calcitonin gene-related peptide 2-like, with product MAGRRRAPAPGARISNSIEQTKAPRSSPACWLSVLVLCQEGSLQAAPLRSALESSPDPATLSEVEVRLLLAALVQDYVQMKASELEQEQEQETAPESWGCLRNYGGIESVMG